One genomic segment of Theobroma cacao cultivar B97-61/B2 chromosome 6, Criollo_cocoa_genome_V2, whole genome shotgun sequence includes these proteins:
- the LOC18596582 gene encoding xyloglucan endotransglucosylase/hydrolase 2: protein MATFSFPEMLLLSLVMGSFIAASAGDFHQEFELTWGNERAQILDGGKLLTLTLDKTSGSGFRSKNQYIFGRIDMQIKLVAGNSAGTVTAFYLSSEGPNHDEIDFEFLGNLSGDPYILHTNVYSQGKGDREQQFYLWFDPTKNFHTYSIVWNLQRIIFMVDDIPIRVFNNEESYGVPFPKNQPMKLYSSLWDADQWATRGGLVKTDWSKAPFKAYFRNFNANACTWSNGDSDCASETSGSVRNNVWRTQALDASGRRILRWVQKYFMVYNYCTDLKRFPQGRPRECRRSRFL, encoded by the exons ATggcaactttttcttttccagaGATGCTTTTGCTTTCTCTTGTTATGGGTTCTTTCATTGCTGCATCTGCTGGTGATTTCCACCAAGAGTTTGAACTGACATGGGGTAACGAGCGTGCTCAGATACTGGATGGAGGAAAGCTTCTTACACTTACTCTTGACAAGACCTCCGGCTCAGGCTTCAGGTCTAAGAACCAGTATATATTTGGGAGAATAGACATGCAAATCAAGCTTGTCGCTGGCAACTCTGCCGGTACCGTTACTGCTTTCTAT CTATCATCTGAAGGGCCAAACCACGACGAGATAGACTTTGAGTTCTTAGGTAACTTAAGTGGAGACCCTTACATTTTGCATACTAACGTCTACAGCCAAGGGAAAGGGGACAGAGAGCAACAGTTCTACCTATGGTTCGACCCAACAAAGAATTTTCACACCTATTCCATTGTTTGGAATCTGCAAAGAATTAT CTTCATGGTAGATGACATTCCGATCAGAGTATTCAACAACGAAGAATCCTATGGGGTTCCCTTCCCCAAGAACCAGCCCATGAAGCTTTACTCAAGCCTGTGGGACGCAGACCAATGGGCAACGAGGGGCGGGCTGGTGAAAACAGATTGGTCCAAGGCTCCTTTCAAGGCCTACTTTCGGAATTTCAATGCAAACGCATGTACATGGTCGAATGGAGACTCCGATTGTGCTTCAGAGACATCTGGTTCTGTTAGAAACAATGTTTGGCGGACTCAAGCGTTGGATGCAAGCGGCAGGAGAATACTTCGATGGGTGCAAAAGTACTTCATGGTCTACAATTATTGTACAGATTTGAAGCGATTTCCTCAGGGTCGTCCCCGTGAGTGTAGGCGTTCTAGGTTCCTCTAG
- the LOC18596583 gene encoding protein SRG1, with protein MESRADAEVVNFGKSIIVPSVKELAKEPITKIPHRYLRPEQEPHSVLGDELLPSVPIIDLQKLVAGDFVDSELERLHSACKDWGFFQVVNHGVGSSLLEEFRLEIENFFNLPHEEKKLLWQQPDNHEGFGQLFVVSEEQKLDWSDMFYITTLPHNLRKTDLFEKLPLKLRETLEVYSMEAKNLAMIILAYMARALEMDAEEMRELFTNGVQSMRMNYYPPCPEPDMAIGFSPHSDADALTILFQLNETEGLQIRKDGKWVSIKPLPNAFVVNIGDIMEIVSNGIYRSIEHRAMVNSTKERLSVATFYSSKLDSEIGPALSLIGPSNPTTFRRVSVEKYFKDFFARQLDGKAYLDFRRIRHGEQNAN; from the exons ATGGAGTCAAGGGCAGATGCAGAAGTTGTTAACTTTGGAAAATCTATCATAGTTCCTAGTGTTAAGGAGTTGGCCAAGGAGCCCATCACCAAAATCCCACATAGATATCTGCGCCCAGAGCAGGAACCTCACTCTGTCCTTGGTGATGAGCTGCTGCCATCCGTCCCGATCATCGATCTTCAGAAATTGGTTGCTGGGGATTTTGTGGACTCTGAACTGGAAAGGTTACACTCTGCTTGCAAGGACTGGGGATTCTTCCAG GTAGTAAATCATGGCGTTGGCAGTTCATTGTTGGAGGAATTCAGGTTGGAGATTGAGAATTTCTTCAATCTTCCTCATGAAGAGAAGAAGCTCCTGTGGCAACAGCCAGATAATCATGAGGGGTTCGGCCAACTCTTTGTAGTATCCGAAGAGCAGAAGCTAGACTGGTCAGACATGTTCTATATAACCACATTGCCACACAATCTTAGGAAGACCGACTTATTTGAAAAACTCCCCCTAAAGCTCAg AGAGACCCTGGAAGTATATTCTATGGAAGCCAAAAATCTGGCTATGATAATTTTAGCTTACATGGCCAGGGCCTTAGAGATGGATGCTGAGGAAATGAGAGAGCTGTTCACCAATGGGGTTCAATCAATGAGAATGAATTACTACCCTCCATGCCCTGAACCTGATATGGCCATTGGTTTCAGTCCTCATTCTGATGCTGATGCTTTGACAATTCTCTTTCAACTCAATGAAACTGAAGGCCTGCAAATTCGAAAAGATGGAAAATGGGTCTCCATTAAGCCACTTCCTAATGCTTTTGTAGTTAACATTGGAGACATCATGGAG ATTGTGAGCAATGGAATATATCGCAGCATTGAGCATAGAGCAATGGTCAACTCAACCAAAGAGAGGCTATCAGTTGCAACATTTTATAGCTCCAAGTTAGACTCGGAAATAGGTCCTGCACTTAGCCTTATTGGTCCAAGTAATCCAACAACTTTTCGGCGAGTTTCTGTGGAGAAGTATTTCAAGGACTTTTTTGCTCGGCAACTAGATGGCAAGGCGTACCTTGATTTCAGGAGAATAAGACACGGGGAACAAAATGCAAATTGA
- the LOC18596581 gene encoding xyloglucan endotransglucosylase/hydrolase 2, whose protein sequence is MGNLRVSSMLVLSLIVGSIIAAFANNFHQDVEITWGGRHAQILGRQGSLLTLTMDKTSRGAGFESTKDFLFGRFNMQMKLIAGNSAGTVTTFYLSSEGPSHDEIDLEFLGNKSGAPYTLHTNVFSHGQGGREEEFNLWFDPTKHFHAYSIVWNPQNIIILVDNIPIRVFSNQESIGVPYPNHQRMKVYASLWDADDWATRGGRVKTDWSKAPFTAYYRNFVASSAWEMQGLSARGRQLLTWVQKRYRIYNYCNDLKRKQRHGRPPECGHGPSEQQER, encoded by the exons ATGGGGAACTTGAGAGTTTCATCAATGCTTGTGCTTTCTCTCATTGTAGGTTCCATCATTGCTGCTTTTGCCAATAATTTCCATCAAGATGTGGAGATAACATGGGGCGGCCGCCATGCTCAAATACTTGGTCGACAAGGAAGCCTTCTGACGCTTACTATGGACAAGACCTCCAGAGGGGCCGGTTTTGAGTCCACTAAAGACTTCCTCTTCGgaaggttcaacatgcaaaTGAAGCTCATTGCTGGTAACTCAGCAGGCACCGTTACCACCTTCTAT TTATCTTCAGAAGGCCCATCTCACGACGAAATTGATCTTGAGTTCTTAGGTAACAAAAGTGGTGCTCCTTACACTCTTCATACCAATGTGTTCAGCCATGGACAAGGGGGCAGAGAGGAAGAATTCAACCTCTGGTTCGACCCGACGAAACATTTTCATGCATATTCCATTGTATGGAACCCCCAAAACATCAT AATTCTGGTAGATAACATTCCCATAAGAGTATTTAGCAACCAAGAATCTATTGGAGTTCCTTACCCCAACCACCAGCGCATGAAGGTCTACGCAAGCCTGTGGGATGCAGATGATTGGGCGACGAGAGGCGGGAGAGTGAAAACCGATTGGTCCAAGGCTCCTTTCACTGCTTACTACAGAAACTTCGTTGCTAGCAGCGCATGGGAAATGCAAGGGCTCAGTGCTCGTGGCAGACAACTACTGACTTGGGTGCAAAAACGTTACAGGATTTACAACTATTGCAACGATTTGAAACGAAAACAGCGTCATGGTCGCCCACCAGAGTGTGGTCATGGTCCATCCGAGCAGCAGGAGAGATAA